One window of Mycobacteriales bacterium genomic DNA carries:
- the typA gene encoding translational GTPase TypA, whose product MPTRADLRNVAIIAHVDHGKTTLVDAMLWQSGAFSAHQAENDSVRDRVMDSMDLEREKGITILAKNTAVRCGDVTINIVDTPGHADFGGEVERGLAMVDGVLLLVDASEGPLPQTRFVLRKALESRLPVVLVVNKVDRPDARIAEVVDEVYELFLDLDADEQQIDFPILYCSARSGRASIERPKDGDQPDSPDLRPLFDVLLTTVPAPSYDEAVPLQAMVTNLDASPYLGRLAICRIHNGVIRRGQLVAWCRLDGGIEKVRLSELLITDALERRPAEQAGPGDIVALAGIPEITVGETVADPDDPRPLPALRVDEPSISMTIGVNTAPLAGGSGTKLTARLIQNRLATELVGNVSLRIATTERPDTWEIQGRGELQLAVLVELMRREGFELTVGKPQVVTRHVDGKLHEPVERLTVDVPEQFVGVVTQLLGMRRGRLEQMVNHGTGWVRMEYLVPARGLIGFRTEFLTETRGTGLIHHVFERYEPWHGELRTRPTGSLVADRSGVTTAYALFALQDRGQLFLGPGTEVYEGMIIGENARADDMDVNPTKERKLTNMRSSTAEELERLVPPRPLGLEQALEFCREDECIEVAPAMVRLRKVTLSAAARGRSRGRRAAADAAAD is encoded by the coding sequence GTGCCCACCCGCGCCGACCTCCGCAACGTCGCAATCATCGCGCACGTCGATCACGGCAAGACCACCCTCGTGGATGCCATGCTCTGGCAGTCCGGTGCCTTCTCCGCGCATCAGGCGGAGAACGACTCGGTCCGTGACCGGGTAATGGACTCGATGGATCTCGAGCGCGAGAAGGGCATCACCATTCTCGCGAAGAACACCGCGGTCCGTTGCGGCGACGTCACCATCAACATCGTCGACACGCCCGGGCACGCCGATTTCGGCGGCGAGGTGGAGCGCGGGCTGGCCATGGTCGACGGCGTCCTGCTCCTGGTAGACGCCAGCGAGGGACCGCTCCCGCAGACCCGCTTCGTATTGCGCAAGGCCCTGGAGAGCCGGTTGCCGGTCGTGCTGGTCGTCAACAAGGTCGACCGCCCGGACGCCCGGATCGCGGAGGTCGTCGACGAGGTGTACGAACTGTTCCTCGACCTCGACGCCGACGAGCAGCAGATCGATTTCCCGATCCTGTACTGCTCGGCCCGTTCCGGCCGGGCTTCGATCGAGCGCCCGAAGGACGGCGACCAACCCGACAGTCCGGACCTGCGCCCGCTGTTCGACGTCCTGCTGACCACGGTCCCCGCGCCCAGCTACGACGAGGCCGTGCCGCTGCAAGCGATGGTGACCAACCTCGACGCGTCGCCCTACCTCGGCCGGCTGGCGATCTGCCGGATCCACAACGGGGTGATCCGCCGCGGCCAGCTGGTCGCGTGGTGCCGACTCGACGGCGGGATCGAGAAGGTGCGGCTCTCCGAGCTCCTGATCACCGACGCGCTGGAGCGCCGCCCGGCCGAGCAGGCCGGCCCCGGCGACATCGTCGCCCTCGCTGGGATCCCGGAGATCACGGTGGGCGAGACGGTCGCCGATCCCGACGATCCCCGGCCGCTGCCGGCGCTTCGGGTGGACGAGCCGAGCATCTCGATGACCATCGGCGTCAACACCGCCCCGCTCGCGGGCGGCAGCGGGACCAAGCTCACCGCCCGGCTGATCCAGAACCGGCTGGCCACCGAGCTGGTCGGGAACGTCTCGCTGCGGATCGCGACCACCGAACGACCGGACACCTGGGAGATCCAGGGCCGCGGGGAGCTCCAGCTCGCCGTCCTGGTGGAGTTGATGCGCCGGGAGGGCTTCGAGCTCACCGTCGGCAAGCCCCAGGTGGTCACCCGCCACGTCGACGGCAAGCTGCACGAACCGGTAGAGCGGCTCACCGTGGACGTTCCCGAGCAGTTCGTCGGCGTCGTGACCCAGCTGCTCGGCATGCGCCGGGGCCGGCTCGAGCAGATGGTCAACCACGGCACCGGGTGGGTCCGGATGGAGTACCTGGTGCCCGCCCGCGGGCTGATCGGTTTCCGCACCGAGTTCCTGACCGAGACCCGCGGCACCGGGCTGATCCACCATGTCTTCGAACGGTACGAGCCCTGGCACGGTGAGCTGCGGACCCGGCCCACCGGCTCGCTGGTGGCCGACCGGTCGGGGGTGACGACGGCCTATGCGCTGTTCGCGCTACAGGATCGCGGGCAGCTTTTCCTCGGCCCGGGCACCGAGGTCTACGAAGGCATGATCATCGGCGAGAACGCCCGCGCCGACGACATGGATGTCAATCCCACCAAGGAACGCAAGCTCACCAACATGCGCTCGTCAACGGCCGAGGAGCTCGAGCGGCTGGTGCCACCGAGGCCGCTCGGCCTCGAACAGGCCCTCGAGTTCTGCCGGGAAGACGAGTGCATCGAGGTGGCGCCGGCGATGGTCCGGCTGCGCAAGGTCACGCTGTCCGCAGCCGCGCGGGGCCGCAGCCGGGGTCGGCGCGCGGCGGCCGACGCCGCAGCGGATTAG
- a CDS encoding sigma-E factor regulatory protein RseB domain-containing protein, with protein sequence MRTVPRRRARWLVPILAAALVALATAIPDLAAGSPAPRLPGVTPLQLLGALGHVDFPGVVGEAELTVNLGLPDLPDGALGSSPLLGLLGSHPVQVWIAADGRFRLAVLGRLQEQDIVDDGHLVWIYNSVDNSVIRIPLFAARSPARANRSGRPGIGIGVLLAAAAADTASGVGPPVRIAGRPCYQLVLAPRSPDTLLRSLRLAIDPQSDLPLRLQLFGRSSTPAVELTFTSIRVAAPPVALLSFTPPPGVGTGQLLTTARSGTPTSTQIRLGDGWDAVAVLDHFPLNGGSAALITELGSRTQTGVLLTTSLLSVLLTRSGRLIAGPVPPDRLANVAGSP encoded by the coding sequence GTGAGGACCGTCCCCCGCCGGCGCGCCCGCTGGCTCGTGCCGATCCTGGCGGCCGCACTAGTGGCACTCGCCACGGCAATCCCGGACCTCGCCGCGGGCAGCCCGGCGCCACGACTGCCGGGCGTGACCCCGTTGCAGCTGCTCGGTGCGCTCGGTCACGTCGACTTCCCCGGCGTGGTCGGGGAGGCGGAGCTGACCGTCAACCTCGGGCTACCCGACCTCCCGGACGGCGCCCTGGGCAGCTCTCCGTTGCTGGGGCTGCTCGGGAGCCATCCGGTCCAGGTCTGGATCGCCGCGGACGGTCGTTTCCGCTTGGCCGTCCTGGGCCGCCTCCAGGAGCAGGACATCGTCGACGACGGCCACCTGGTGTGGATCTACAACTCGGTCGACAACTCGGTGATCCGGATCCCGCTGTTCGCGGCGAGATCGCCGGCGCGGGCAAACCGTTCGGGTCGGCCCGGCATCGGCATCGGCGTGCTACTGGCCGCAGCCGCCGCAGACACGGCGAGCGGCGTCGGGCCACCGGTCCGGATCGCCGGCCGCCCTTGCTACCAGCTGGTCCTCGCGCCACGCAGCCCGGACACCCTGCTGCGCTCGCTCCGGCTGGCGATCGACCCGCAGAGCGACCTCCCGCTGCGCCTCCAGTTGTTCGGCAGGTCGAGCACACCCGCGGTCGAACTGACCTTCACCTCGATCCGGGTCGCGGCGCCACCGGTTGCCCTGCTGAGCTTCACCCCACCACCGGGTGTCGGGACCGGCCAGCTGCTCACCACCGCCCGCTCCGGAACGCCGACGAGCACGCAGATCAGGCTCGGGGATGGATGGGACGCGGTCGCCGTCCTGGACCATTTTCCCCTCAACGGCGGCTCCGCCGCCCTCATCACCGAACTCGGCAGTAGAACCCAGACGGGTGTGCTGCTCACCACCAGCCTGCTCTCCGTGCTGCTCACCCGGTCGGGACGGCTGATCGCCGGGCCGGTCCCGCCCGACCGACTCGCCAACGTTGCCGGCAGTCCATGA
- a CDS encoding ABC transporter ATP-binding protein, producing the protein MTAAIATDGLTKHFRGAPSAAVDHLALDVPVGAVYGFLGPNGSGKTTTIRMLLGLISPTEGSVELFGQPIPGASARLLPRVGALVEGPAFHPYLSGRANLRRLDAVDATVDPGTSPARVDSALDRVGLLAAAEKRYRVYSLGMRQRLGLAAALLRPRDLLVLDEPTNGLDPQGTREVRTLIRDVAADGLTVFVSSHLLAEVEQTCSHVGIMGAGRLAYQGSLRDLHAQGVRRAQVTTPDPGLARDILAGLPTVDVATTADGPEGALLSVALGSAAAEDVVAALVRAGVRIRGFTVERATLEDVFVALTGEGFDVAR; encoded by the coding sequence ATGACCGCGGCGATCGCGACCGACGGGCTCACCAAACACTTCCGGGGGGCACCCAGTGCGGCGGTCGACCACCTGGCGCTCGACGTGCCGGTCGGCGCGGTCTACGGGTTCCTCGGTCCGAACGGCTCGGGCAAAACCACCACGATCCGGATGCTGCTCGGCCTGATCTCCCCAACCGAGGGGTCGGTCGAGCTGTTCGGCCAGCCGATCCCCGGCGCGTCGGCCCGACTCCTCCCCCGGGTCGGTGCGCTGGTCGAGGGGCCCGCCTTTCATCCTTACCTGTCCGGCCGGGCGAACCTGCGCCGGCTGGACGCGGTGGACGCGACCGTGGACCCCGGGACCTCGCCGGCCCGGGTCGACTCGGCACTCGACCGGGTCGGCCTGCTCGCCGCGGCCGAAAAGCGCTACCGGGTGTACTCGCTGGGCATGCGGCAGCGGCTCGGGCTGGCGGCGGCGCTGCTCCGACCGCGTGACCTGTTGGTGCTCGACGAGCCGACCAATGGCCTGGACCCGCAGGGCACCCGCGAGGTGCGGACGCTGATCCGCGACGTCGCCGCCGACGGGCTCACCGTCTTCGTCTCCTCGCACCTGCTGGCCGAGGTCGAGCAGACCTGTAGCCATGTGGGGATCATGGGCGCCGGGCGGCTCGCATACCAGGGTTCGCTCCGGGACCTGCACGCCCAGGGCGTCCGGCGGGCCCAGGTCACCACCCCCGACCCGGGCCTGGCCCGGGACATCCTGGCCGGCCTGCCGACCGTCGACGTGGCGACCACCGCCGACGGCCCCGAGGGCGCGCTGCTGAGCGTCGCGCTGGGCTCCGCCGCGGCGGAAGACGTGGTCGCCGCGCTGGTTCGAGCTGGCGTGCGGATCCGGGGTTTCACGGTGGAACGGGCCACGCTCGAAGACGTCTTCGTCGCGTTGACCGGTGAGGGTTTCGATGTCGCCCGCTGA
- a CDS encoding ABC transporter permease produces the protein MSPAEPPAHPGAFRRALGSELRLVYGRRRNQVLLVVLGAGAMLLGIAVKASSPHTGQGPQFLDRVAGNGMFLVFGALVVMLPVFLPLVVAVVAGDSLSGEASSGTLRYLLTVPVGRTRLLVMKWLAALLFATSAVFTIAIVALITGAVLFPFGRVTLLSGSTVSLADGLLRSAGIAGYVAISLVGLVTIGLAFSTLTEVPVAAMALTLGFVIVAAVLDTVPQVAWLHPYLLDEHWLDFGELLRAAPRAGPLLAGIWVQVSYTVVAGAVAWARFGSADITV, from the coding sequence ATGTCGCCCGCTGAGCCGCCGGCCCACCCCGGGGCGTTTCGGCGGGCACTGGGCAGCGAGCTGCGGCTCGTCTACGGACGCCGGCGCAACCAGGTTCTGCTCGTCGTCCTGGGGGCCGGCGCGATGCTGCTCGGGATCGCGGTGAAGGCGTCCAGCCCGCACACCGGGCAGGGGCCCCAGTTCCTCGACCGGGTCGCCGGCAACGGCATGTTCCTCGTCTTCGGCGCCCTCGTGGTCATGCTTCCGGTCTTCCTCCCGCTGGTGGTAGCCGTCGTCGCCGGTGACAGCCTGTCCGGCGAGGCGAGCAGCGGAACGCTGCGCTACCTGCTCACGGTGCCGGTGGGGCGGACCAGGCTGCTCGTCATGAAATGGCTGGCCGCACTGCTGTTCGCGACCAGCGCCGTGTTCACCATCGCCATCGTCGCCCTGATCACCGGCGCCGTTCTCTTCCCGTTCGGCCGGGTCACCCTGCTGTCCGGGAGCACGGTCAGCCTGGCCGACGGGCTGCTCCGCTCGGCCGGCATCGCCGGGTACGTCGCGATCTCGCTGGTCGGACTGGTCACCATCGGACTGGCCTTCTCGACCCTGACCGAGGTGCCCGTCGCGGCGATGGCCCTGACGCTCGGCTTCGTCATCGTCGCCGCCGTGCTCGACACGGTGCCGCAGGTCGCCTGGTTGCACCCCTACCTGCTCGACGAGCATTGGCTCGACTTCGGGGAACTGCTCCGGGCCGCCCCCCGGGCCGGGCCGCTGCTCGCCGGGATATGGGTGCAGGTGTCGTACACGGTCGTCGCCGGCGCGGTCGCCTGGGCCAGGTTCGGCTCAGCCGACATCACCGTTTGA
- a CDS encoding YihY/virulence factor BrkB family protein: MASAVETQPGEGGALPVPARPHGLPAAWTLVRGTVVELFRDRVTGLAAEAAFWALLSLPPLALGVLGTLGYLHGVLGADTINDIRLEVLKAAQAVLAPHTVTTVVQPILNNVLTSGRAGVVSIGFLISLYSGSRAMNVYVDAITIAYELHGIRGIIRSRLVSFAIYLAGVVVGIAVLPLLVAGPKLVSRALSSTVVGILYWPVVAVVSTALLATLYHVAVPVRVPWRRTLPGAAVALALWLLGSYLLRLYLSTQVTGTSAYGQLGAVVAVLIWLYITALAVLVGAELNAEIDKLWPTPVTAAARSAGRANADIGARQSWLQRGSNGDVG; encoded by the coding sequence GTGGCATCCGCCGTCGAGACGCAGCCTGGCGAGGGCGGGGCCCTGCCCGTACCGGCCCGGCCGCACGGGCTGCCGGCCGCCTGGACGCTGGTCCGGGGCACCGTCGTCGAGCTGTTCCGGGACCGGGTCACCGGCCTCGCCGCGGAGGCGGCCTTCTGGGCGCTGCTGTCCCTGCCGCCGCTCGCGCTCGGGGTGCTCGGCACCCTCGGATACCTGCATGGGGTCCTCGGCGCCGACACGATCAACGACATCCGGCTGGAGGTGCTCAAGGCCGCGCAGGCCGTGCTCGCCCCGCACACCGTGACCACGGTCGTGCAACCGATCCTGAACAACGTCCTCACCTCCGGGCGGGCCGGGGTGGTGTCGATCGGCTTCCTGATCTCCCTGTACTCGGGCTCGCGGGCGATGAACGTCTACGTGGATGCGATCACGATCGCCTACGAGCTGCACGGCATCCGCGGGATCATCCGCAGCCGTCTGGTGAGCTTCGCCATCTACCTCGCGGGGGTCGTCGTCGGGATCGCCGTGCTTCCGCTGCTCGTCGCCGGGCCGAAGCTGGTCTCCCGGGCACTGTCCTCGACGGTGGTCGGGATCCTGTACTGGCCGGTCGTCGCGGTGGTGAGCACCGCGCTGCTGGCGACGCTCTACCACGTCGCCGTGCCGGTCCGGGTGCCGTGGCGACGGACCCTGCCGGGCGCGGCCGTGGCGCTCGCGCTGTGGCTGCTCGGCAGCTACCTGCTCCGGCTGTACCTGTCCACCCAGGTGACCGGCACGTCGGCCTACGGCCAGCTCGGTGCCGTCGTCGCCGTGCTGATCTGGCTCTACATCACTGCGCTGGCGGTGCTCGTCGGTGCCGAGCTCAACGCCGAGATCGACAAGCTATGGCCCACCCCGGTGACCGCCGCCGCCCGTTCCGCTGGCCGCGCGAACGCCGACATCGGGGCGCGGCAGAGCTGGCTCCAGCGCGGCTCAAACGGTGATGTCGGCTGA
- a CDS encoding TetR/AcrR family transcriptional regulator yields the protein MAYRRTASVEARLAGTRRRLLDAGVDLLAQDGYNGLTVDALARAAGVATGTVYRHFSGKPALVTELFRELAATELAAVRRAAAGPRPAPDRLAAAVATFAARALAAPRVAFALLAEPADPAIDVARLAFRRAYAELFAGLIAEAVDAGELPPQDPAVSAAALVGAIGEALIVPLAAPPRVPAGSADRLIAELIGFCLRGAGGSGPHRESRLPA from the coding sequence ATGGCCTACCGGCGCACCGCCTCCGTCGAAGCCCGGCTCGCCGGAACCCGACGCCGGCTGCTCGACGCGGGCGTCGATCTGCTCGCGCAGGACGGGTACAACGGGCTGACCGTCGATGCGCTGGCCCGGGCGGCCGGGGTCGCCACCGGCACCGTCTACCGGCACTTCAGCGGCAAGCCGGCGCTCGTCACCGAGCTGTTCCGGGAGCTGGCGGCCACCGAGCTCGCGGCGGTGCGGCGGGCCGCCGCCGGTCCCCGGCCGGCCCCCGACCGGCTCGCGGCCGCGGTCGCCACCTTCGCCGCGCGCGCGCTCGCGGCGCCACGGGTCGCGTTCGCCTTGCTCGCCGAACCCGCCGATCCCGCCATCGACGTCGCCCGGCTGGCCTTCCGCCGGGCCTACGCCGAGCTGTTCGCCGGGCTGATCGCCGAGGCGGTCGACGCCGGCGAGCTCCCGCCCCAAGATCCCGCGGTCAGCGCGGCCGCCCTGGTCGGCGCGATCGGCGAAGCCCTGATCGTGCCCCTCGCCGCCCCCCCGCGGGTCCCCGCCGGCTCGGCCGACCGGCTGATCGCCGAGCTGATCGGCTTCTGCCTGCGCGGCGCCGGCGGGTCCGGTCCGCACCGAGAATCGAGGCTGCCCGCATGA
- a CDS encoding acyl-CoA dehydrogenase family protein, with amino-acid sequence MSRTHEVTNQVPPLVDYDVAGADHALVEGVERHADWAVEGLAELGRLAGSEPAQRWGREANEFPPRLLTHDRYGNRIDEVEFHPSWHRLMEVAVGAGLHAAPWQHPTPGAHVDRAARFYTWSQVEGGHGCPISMTYAAVPALKMEPAVAATWVPRLTAPTYDFGLRSPGAKLGCLAGMGMTEKQGGSDVRANTTRAVPTGADGEYLLTGHKWFCSAPMCDMFLVLAQAPGGLTCFLVPRVLEDGTRNPFRLQRLKDKLGNRSNASSEVEFEDTWSVRIGPEGRGVPTIIEMVTLTRLDCVTGSAALIRQSVAQACHHARHRRAFGDYLVDKPLMNAVLADLAVESEAATTLMLRLAAAVDAADDPVEAAFARLALAAGKYWVCKRGAAVTAEALECLGGNGFVEESGMPRLYREAPLNSIWEGSGNVNALDVLRALGKEPESVVAFEAELAHARGGDRRLDAEADALRGDLAEAAADPVGAQRTARRLVERIALVLQGTLLVRFAPPAVADAFCASRLGGDWGHAFGTLPRGTDTASIVERATPKPG; translated from the coding sequence ATGAGTCGCACCCACGAAGTCACCAACCAGGTCCCGCCACTCGTCGACTACGACGTCGCCGGCGCCGACCACGCCCTGGTCGAGGGCGTCGAGCGGCACGCCGACTGGGCCGTCGAAGGGCTCGCGGAACTTGGCCGACTGGCCGGCTCCGAACCAGCCCAGCGCTGGGGCCGCGAGGCCAACGAGTTCCCGCCCCGGTTGCTGACCCACGACCGGTACGGCAACCGGATCGACGAGGTGGAGTTCCACCCGTCCTGGCACCGGCTGATGGAGGTGGCGGTCGGCGCCGGGTTGCACGCCGCACCCTGGCAGCACCCGACCCCGGGCGCGCACGTCGACCGGGCGGCGCGCTTCTACACCTGGTCCCAGGTGGAGGGCGGACACGGGTGCCCCATCTCGATGACGTATGCGGCGGTACCGGCGTTAAAGATGGAACCGGCGGTCGCGGCGACCTGGGTGCCCCGGCTGACCGCGCCCACCTACGACTTCGGGCTGCGTTCCCCCGGCGCGAAGCTCGGCTGCCTGGCCGGCATGGGGATGACCGAGAAGCAGGGCGGCTCCGACGTCCGGGCCAACACCACCCGGGCGGTGCCCACCGGCGCCGACGGCGAGTATCTGCTCACCGGGCACAAGTGGTTCTGCTCGGCGCCGATGTGCGACATGTTCCTCGTGCTCGCGCAGGCTCCCGGTGGCCTCACCTGCTTCCTGGTGCCGCGGGTGCTCGAGGACGGCACCCGCAACCCGTTCCGGCTACAGCGGCTCAAGGACAAGCTGGGCAACCGGTCCAACGCGTCGAGCGAGGTGGAGTTCGAGGACACCTGGTCGGTCCGGATCGGCCCCGAGGGGCGGGGTGTCCCCACGATCATCGAGATGGTGACCCTCACCCGACTCGACTGCGTCACGGGCTCGGCGGCGTTGATCCGCCAGTCGGTCGCCCAGGCCTGCCACCATGCCCGGCACCGGCGAGCCTTCGGTGACTACCTCGTCGACAAGCCACTGATGAACGCGGTCCTGGCCGACCTTGCGGTCGAATCGGAGGCTGCGACAACGCTCATGCTGCGCCTCGCCGCCGCGGTCGACGCCGCGGATGACCCTGTCGAGGCCGCGTTCGCCCGGCTCGCCCTGGCGGCCGGGAAATACTGGGTGTGCAAGCGCGGCGCAGCGGTCACCGCGGAGGCCCTGGAGTGCCTCGGGGGCAACGGTTTCGTCGAGGAGAGCGGGATGCCCCGGCTCTACCGGGAGGCCCCGCTCAACTCGATCTGGGAGGGCTCCGGCAACGTCAACGCGCTCGACGTGCTCCGGGCGCTCGGCAAGGAACCGGAGAGCGTCGTGGCGTTCGAGGCCGAGCTCGCCCACGCCCGCGGCGGTGATCGGCGCCTCGACGCCGAGGCGGATGCGCTGCGCGGGGACCTGGCCGAAGCCGCGGCCGATCCGGTCGGAGCACAACGCACCGCCCGGCGGCTCGTCGAGCGCATCGCCCTTGTCCTTCAGGGGACGTTGCTCGTGCGGTTCGCCCCGCCGGCGGTGGCCGACGCCTTCTGCGCCAGCCGGTTGGGCGGCGACTGGGGACACGCGTTCGGCACCCTGCCGCGGGGAACCGACACGGCGTCCATCGTCGAGCGCGCCACTCCGAAGCCGGGCTGA
- the glgX gene encoding glycogen debranching protein GlgX produces the protein MRIWPGAPYPLGATFDGTGTNFALFSEAAQRVDLCLFEPDGTETRVTMPERDALVWHAYLPDVGPGQRYGFRVHGPYEPATGMRCNPAKLLLDPYAKAIDGQVDWKPPVFSYDFGDEDSLNTEDSAAHTMKCVVVSPYFDWDNDRPPRRAYNETVIYEAHVRGLTINHPGIPTELRGTYAGLAHPAMIEYFTRLGITAVELMPVHQFVHDSRLVERGLSNYWGYNTIGFFAPYSGYSSVGLERSVQEFKGMVKSLHEAGIEVILDVVYNHTAEGNHLGPTLSFRGIDNPAYYRLVEDEPRYYMDYTGTGNSLNVRHPHALQVIMDSLRYWVIDMHVDGFRFDLASALAREFYDVDRLSTFFDLVQQDPVVSQVKLIAEPWDVGEGGYQVGGFPPLWSEWNGKYRDCVRDFWRGEPATLAEFASRFTGSSDLYASSSRRPYASVNFVTAHDGFTLHDLVSYNDKHNGDNGEDNRDGESHNRSWNCGAEGPTDDLEIVARREQQKRNFLTTLMLSQGVPMLLHGDELGRTQRGNNNTYCQDNEIAWVDWSAARENDLLTEFTAKLIHLRRDHPVFRRRRYFDGLPFRGSAGLDDIAWLTPSGTPMSDDDWATGFAKSIQIFLNGGGIHEMDARGEQVVDDSFLLLLNAHHESLEFTIPDESYGATWELVIDTAAPLVDVELDPDGGAKPGAVRTVDARSMLVFQRAF, from the coding sequence ATGAGGATCTGGCCAGGGGCGCCGTACCCGCTCGGCGCAACGTTCGACGGCACCGGAACGAACTTCGCCCTGTTCTCCGAAGCCGCGCAGCGCGTGGACCTGTGCCTGTTCGAGCCCGACGGCACCGAGACCCGGGTCACGATGCCGGAGCGCGACGCGCTGGTCTGGCACGCGTACCTCCCGGACGTCGGGCCGGGGCAGCGGTACGGCTTCCGGGTGCACGGCCCGTACGAACCCGCGACCGGCATGCGCTGCAACCCGGCGAAGCTGCTGCTCGACCCCTACGCGAAGGCGATCGACGGGCAGGTCGACTGGAAGCCGCCGGTCTTCTCCTACGACTTCGGCGACGAGGACAGCCTCAACACCGAGGACTCCGCCGCACACACGATGAAATGCGTGGTGGTCAGCCCGTACTTCGACTGGGACAACGACCGGCCGCCGCGCCGCGCCTACAACGAAACGGTCATCTACGAGGCGCACGTCCGCGGGCTCACCATCAACCATCCCGGGATCCCGACCGAACTGCGCGGCACCTACGCCGGGTTGGCGCACCCGGCGATGATCGAGTACTTCACCCGGCTCGGGATCACGGCCGTCGAGTTGATGCCCGTGCACCAGTTCGTGCACGACTCCCGGCTGGTCGAGCGCGGGCTGTCCAACTATTGGGGTTACAACACGATCGGGTTCTTCGCCCCTTACTCCGGCTACTCCTCGGTCGGCCTCGAGCGCAGCGTCCAGGAGTTCAAGGGGATGGTGAAGTCCCTGCACGAGGCGGGGATCGAGGTCATCCTCGACGTGGTCTACAACCACACGGCCGAGGGGAACCACCTGGGGCCGACCCTGTCGTTCCGCGGGATCGACAACCCGGCGTACTACCGGCTCGTCGAGGACGAGCCGCGCTACTACATGGACTACACCGGGACCGGAAACTCGCTCAACGTTCGGCACCCCCACGCCCTACAGGTCATCATGGACTCGCTGCGGTACTGGGTGATCGACATGCACGTCGACGGTTTCCGGTTCGACCTTGCGTCCGCCCTGGCCCGCGAGTTCTACGACGTCGACCGGCTCTCGACGTTCTTCGACCTCGTCCAGCAAGACCCGGTGGTGAGCCAGGTCAAGCTGATCGCGGAGCCCTGGGACGTCGGCGAGGGCGGCTATCAGGTCGGCGGCTTCCCGCCGCTCTGGTCGGAGTGGAACGGGAAGTACCGCGATTGCGTCCGCGACTTCTGGCGGGGCGAGCCGGCGACCCTCGCCGAGTTCGCCTCCCGTTTCACCGGCTCCAGTGACCTGTACGCGTCGAGTAGCCGCCGCCCCTACGCGTCGGTGAACTTCGTCACGGCGCACGACGGCTTCACGCTGCACGACCTGGTCTCCTACAACGACAAGCACAACGGCGACAACGGCGAGGACAACCGGGACGGCGAGAGCCACAACCGGTCCTGGAACTGCGGGGCGGAAGGGCCCACCGACGACCTCGAGATCGTGGCCCGGCGGGAGCAGCAGAAACGCAACTTCCTCACCACGCTGATGCTTTCTCAGGGCGTGCCGATGTTGCTGCACGGTGACGAGCTCGGGCGGACCCAGCGCGGGAACAACAACACCTACTGCCAGGACAACGAGATCGCGTGGGTGGACTGGTCTGCCGCGCGGGAGAACGACCTGCTCACCGAGTTCACAGCGAAGCTCATCCACCTGCGCCGGGATCACCCGGTGTTCCGGCGCCGGCGCTACTTCGACGGCCTGCCCTTCCGCGGCTCCGCGGGCCTCGACGACATCGCGTGGCTCACCCCGTCGGGGACCCCCATGTCCGACGACGACTGGGCGACCGGCTTCGCCAAGTCCATCCAGATCTTCCTCAATGGTGGCGGGATCCACGAGATGGATGCCCGCGGCGAGCAGGTCGTGGACGACTCGTTCCTCCTGCTCTTGAACGCCCACCACGAGTCACTCGAGTTCACCATCCCCGACGAGAGCTACGGCGCGACCTGGGAACTCGTGATCGACACCGCGGCGCCGCTGGTCGACGTGGAGCTCGACCCCGACGGAGGCGCCAAACCGGGGGCCGTCCGGACCGTCGACGCCCGATCCATGCTCGTCTTCCAGCGTGCCTTCTGA